The Pantoea nemavictus genome includes a region encoding these proteins:
- a CDS encoding DUF883 family protein, translating to MAKETTSEHLRAELKNLADTLEEVLSSSADKSKGELDKLRHKARGAIESSRERLGDSGERIAQTTREAAEKANEYVRDNPWHGVGIGAAVGILIGILISRR from the coding sequence ATGGCTAAAGAAACAACATCTGAACATCTGCGCGCTGAATTGAAAAATCTGGCTGATACCCTGGAAGAAGTGCTGAGTAGCTCAGCAGATAAATCCAAAGGCGAGCTGGATAAACTGCGTCATAAAGCGCGTGGTGCTATTGAAAGCTCCCGTGAACGCCTGGGTGATTCTGGCGAACGTATCGCACAAACCACGCGTGAAGCGGCGGAAAAGGCAAATGAATACGTGCGCGACAATCCATGGCACGGCGTAGGCATCGGGGCAGCGGTAGGAATTCTAATCGGCATTTTAATCTCACGGCGTTAA
- a CDS encoding phage holin family protein: protein MSDSQQSHGPGKGVFNIGQRIVTTLVSMVETRVRLAIVELEEEKANLIQMLMMVGLTMLFTAFGLMSLMVLIIWAVDAQYRLMAIAITTGVLFALALIFGLWTLYKSRQSTLLRHTRKELDTDRTLLEEHRS, encoded by the coding sequence ATGAGTGATAGTCAGCAAAGCCACGGCCCCGGCAAAGGGGTCTTTAACATCGGTCAGCGGATAGTTACCACTTTGGTTAGCATGGTCGAGACGCGTGTCCGACTGGCGATCGTGGAACTGGAAGAGGAGAAGGCAAACCTGATTCAGATGCTGATGATGGTTGGCCTGACCATGCTGTTCACCGCTTTCGGTCTAATGAGCCTGATGGTGCTTATCATCTGGGCGGTCGATGCACAATATCGTCTGATGGCCATCGCGATCACCACTGGCGTGCTGTTTGCGCTGGCGTTGATCTTCGGTTTATGGACCCTTTACAAATCGCGCCAGTCAACGCTGCTGCGTCATACGCGTAAAGAGCTGGATACCGACCGCACGCTGTTGGAGGAGCATCGCTCATGA
- a CDS encoding YqjK-like family protein, translated as MSRREREARIHELLNQVQQQRLDLSADGRDWLAGTAQYDRGWLTIIGMRRYLAIGSSALAIWSIRSPNRLLRWAKRGFGAWSTWRMIISTLEKR; from the coding sequence ATGAGCCGCCGCGAGCGTGAAGCCCGCATTCACGAACTGCTGAATCAGGTGCAGCAGCAGCGGCTCGATCTGAGCGCCGATGGTCGTGACTGGCTGGCTGGCACCGCGCAGTACGATCGTGGTTGGTTAACCATTATCGGTATGCGTCGTTATCTGGCGATTGGTAGCAGCGCACTGGCCATTTGGTCGATTCGCAGCCCCAATCGTCTGCTGCGCTGGGCTAAGCGCGGTTTCGGCGCCTGGAGCACCTGGCGCATGATCATATCGACGCTAGAAAAGCGCTAA
- a CDS encoding DoxX family protein, producing the protein MKKFEDSGLLVARVLMTILFITAGWGKITGYAGTAQYMQAMGVPGFLLPLVILLEFGGGLAILFGFLTRFTALFTAGFTLLTAFLFHSNFAEGVNQLMFMKNLSIAGGFLVLGLVGPGAYSIDRLIRQRAQPATAR; encoded by the coding sequence ATGAAAAAATTCGAAGACTCAGGCCTGCTGGTAGCACGCGTATTAATGACCATTCTGTTTATTACTGCAGGCTGGGGCAAAATCACCGGTTATGCCGGTACCGCACAATATATGCAGGCGATGGGCGTCCCTGGCTTCCTGCTGCCGCTGGTTATTCTGCTGGAGTTCGGCGGCGGTCTGGCGATTCTGTTCGGTTTCCTGACGCGCTTTACTGCACTGTTCACCGCTGGCTTCACCCTGCTGACGGCGTTCCTGTTCCACAGCAACTTCGCTGAAGGCGTTAACCAGCTGATGTTCATGAAAAACCTCTCCATCGCCGGTGGTTTCCTGGTGCTGGGCTTGGTTGGTCCAGGTGCTTACAGCATTGACCGCCTGATTCGTCAGCGCGCTCAGCCAGCGACAGCACGCTAA
- a CDS encoding glutathione S-transferase family protein — translation MGQLIDGVWHDTWYDTKSTGGRFKRTEAVWRNWITADGSAGPTGNAGFAAERGRYHLYVSLACPWAHRTLLMRQLKGLEEMISVSVVHPLMLENGWTFDDNFPDATGDALYQKEFLYQIYLHADAHYSGRVTVPVLWDKTQQTIVSNESADIMRMLNSAFDAQGARAGDYYPAELRDKIDDVNGWIYDTVNNGVYKSGFATSQAAYDESVTALFHSLARLEQILGQHRYLTGDKLTEADLRLWTTLVRFDPVYVTHFKCDRHRISDYRNLSGFLRDIYQMPGIADTVNLPHIRHHYYCSHKTINPSGVISLGPAFDWDEPHGRG, via the coding sequence ATGGGACAGCTGATTGACGGTGTCTGGCACGACACCTGGTACGATACGAAGTCAACCGGTGGCCGCTTCAAACGCACAGAAGCCGTCTGGCGCAACTGGATTACCGCTGATGGCAGCGCAGGACCCACCGGCAACGCGGGCTTCGCCGCCGAACGGGGCCGTTATCATCTGTATGTCTCTCTCGCCTGTCCGTGGGCACATCGCACGCTGTTGATGCGCCAACTCAAAGGATTAGAAGAGATGATTTCGGTTTCGGTGGTACATCCGCTGATGCTGGAGAACGGCTGGACTTTCGACGACAACTTCCCCGATGCCACCGGCGACGCACTGTATCAAAAAGAGTTTCTCTATCAGATCTATCTGCATGCCGATGCGCACTATAGCGGGCGCGTTACCGTCCCGGTGCTGTGGGATAAAACCCAGCAAACCATCGTTAGCAATGAATCTGCCGATATCATGCGCATGCTGAACAGCGCGTTTGATGCGCAGGGCGCTCGCGCGGGGGACTATTATCCAGCTGAACTGCGCGACAAGATTGACGACGTGAATGGCTGGATTTACGACACGGTGAACAACGGCGTCTATAAGAGCGGTTTTGCCACTTCGCAGGCAGCTTACGATGAATCGGTGACAGCGTTGTTCCATTCACTGGCGCGTCTGGAACAGATACTGGGTCAGCATCGCTATCTCACCGGCGATAAGCTTACTGAAGCCGATCTGCGACTTTGGACGACTCTGGTGCGCTTTGATCCGGTCTACGTCACCCACTTTAAGTGCGACCGTCACCGTATCAGCGATTACCGCAATCTCAGCGGCTTTCTGCGCGACATCTACCAAATGCCCGGCATTGCCGATACGGTTAACCTGCCGCATATCCGCCATCACTACTATTGCAGCCACAAAACCATCAACCCAAGCGGCGTTATTTCACTCGGCCCAGCCTTTGACTGGGATGAGCCACACGGCCGGGGCTGA
- a CDS encoding glycosyltransferase: MKIITSGEGYPEKRNILVNADYHYINGKKRNLYFYLNAIRQRLLKKNKIFRFQGIPGFMPADVEVIHLFNEVAISPIKWVATFETEIPRVLPVAGISKVDNPELHAQMKWVAAPACIGLIAISEATRNIQLKLLSSFPAYQDTIASKIRVLHPPQPLLASQPRAVSADKLQFTFVGNEFYRKGGAEVVLAFTELFEAGAIDQDSVQVTLIGDVSRRHNIAHRHFQDSAIFCSQIETSLQKLPIFQHKTCLTPDEVIAQLQQTDVGLLPTWQDTYGFSVLEMQACGCPVISTNIRALPEINPATAGWLIECPTNEMYEYSVDSLQAKDAIRKALVEQLKVHIMDAVENRQAISLRSAQAMERIRIQHDPLIFQQRLSEIYASVPLETSHLIPMAG; the protein is encoded by the coding sequence ATGAAGATCATCACCAGCGGAGAAGGATATCCGGAGAAACGGAATATCCTGGTGAACGCGGATTATCACTATATTAATGGTAAAAAAAGAAACCTCTATTTTTACCTCAACGCGATCAGACAAAGATTATTAAAGAAAAACAAAATATTCCGTTTCCAGGGCATACCGGGTTTTATGCCAGCCGACGTTGAGGTAATCCATCTTTTTAATGAAGTGGCAATTAGCCCAATTAAATGGGTCGCCACCTTTGAAACGGAGATTCCACGCGTACTGCCGGTTGCTGGCATAAGCAAAGTCGATAATCCTGAACTGCATGCCCAAATGAAATGGGTGGCCGCACCAGCATGCATTGGCCTCATTGCTATTTCAGAGGCGACACGCAATATTCAGCTTAAGTTGCTGAGCAGTTTTCCTGCTTATCAGGACACCATCGCCAGTAAAATTCGCGTGTTGCACCCGCCTCAGCCTTTATTAGCATCACAGCCTCGCGCGGTCTCAGCAGATAAACTGCAGTTCACATTTGTAGGTAATGAGTTTTACCGCAAAGGAGGGGCCGAAGTGGTGCTGGCATTTACGGAATTATTCGAGGCGGGAGCGATCGATCAAGATAGCGTGCAGGTTACGCTGATCGGTGATGTATCTCGTCGACACAATATTGCGCATCGTCATTTTCAGGATTCAGCCATCTTCTGCAGCCAAATTGAAACATCACTGCAGAAGTTGCCCATTTTCCAGCACAAAACCTGTCTGACACCTGATGAAGTGATAGCGCAGTTGCAGCAGACCGATGTGGGGCTGCTGCCCACCTGGCAAGATACCTACGGGTTCTCTGTGCTGGAAATGCAGGCGTGCGGTTGCCCGGTGATCAGTACCAATATTCGCGCGCTACCTGAGATCAATCCCGCCACTGCGGGTTGGTTAATCGAGTGTCCGACTAACGAGATGTATGAATATTCGGTTGATTCACTGCAGGCGAAGGACGCGATCAGGAAGGCACTGGTGGAACAGCTAAAAGTGCACATTATGGATGCAGTTGAGAATCGACAAGCGATCAGTCTGCGCTCAGCCCAGGCGATGGAGCGCATTCGCATTCAGCACGATCCGCTTATTTTCCAGCAGCGCCTGAGTGAGATTTATGCGTCTGTGCCACTCGAAACCAGCCATCTTATTCCGATGGCTGGCTAA
- the mdtI gene encoding multidrug/spermidine efflux SMR transporter subunit MdtI, with protein sequence MATFNWIHIAWLVLAIGLEIVANIFLKYSNGFRRPLFGVLSLVAVLAAFSVLAQAVKGIDLTVAYALWGGLGLVATVAAGWILFGQRLSRIGWLGVGLLLVGMILIKFA encoded by the coding sequence ATGGCAACGTTTAACTGGATACATATTGCGTGGCTGGTGCTGGCCATTGGCCTGGAGATCGTCGCCAATATATTTCTGAAATACTCGAATGGTTTCCGTCGTCCGCTATTTGGCGTGTTATCGCTGGTTGCGGTGTTGGCAGCATTCAGCGTGTTGGCTCAGGCAGTGAAAGGCATCGATTTGACGGTCGCCTACGCGTTATGGGGCGGGTTGGGTTTAGTGGCCACGGTAGCCGCGGGCTGGATACTGTTTGGGCAAAGGTTATCCCGCATTGGCTGGTTAGGTGTCGGGCTACTGTTAGTGGGGATGATCCTCATAAAATTTGCCTGA
- the mdtJ gene encoding multidrug/spermidine efflux SMR transporter subunit MdtJ: protein MLYWILLALAIAAEIIGTVSMKWASVNGGNAGYIFMLVMIALSYICLSFAIKRIALGVAYAMWEGVGILFITLFSVLLFDEVLSAVKVAGLMTLIAGIVLIKTGTLSRKELRHGNV, encoded by the coding sequence ATGCTGTATTGGATTTTATTAGCACTAGCCATCGCGGCGGAAATTATTGGCACGGTTTCCATGAAATGGGCCAGTGTTAACGGTGGCAACGCCGGTTATATTTTTATGCTGGTGATGATTGCACTATCTTATATTTGTTTATCTTTTGCGATTAAGCGTATTGCGCTTGGCGTGGCTTATGCCATGTGGGAAGGCGTTGGCATTCTGTTTATTACGCTGTTTAGCGTGTTGCTATTCGATGAGGTTTTATCTGCTGTTAAAGTCGCCGGTCTGATGACATTAATTGCTGGCATCGTGCTGATCAAAACGGGCACGCTGAGCCGTAAGGAGCTGCGTCATGGCAACGTTTAA
- the rsmI gene encoding 16S rRNA (cytidine(1402)-2'-O)-methyltransferase, whose amino-acid sequence MKQLDRAEISASTLYIVPTPIGNLGDITQRALTVLSSVDLVAAEDTRHTGLLLQHFAINARLFALHDHNEQQKAEVLLARLQEGQSIALVSDAGTPLINDPGYHLVRRCREAGVRVVPLPGACAAITALSAAGLPSDRFCYEGFLPAKSKGRCDVLRALGEEPRTLIFYESTHRLIDSLQDMVSVWGGERYVVLARELTKTWESLHGAPVGELLAWVLEDENRRKGEMVLIVEGHKADEEALPAEALRTLALLQKELPLKKAAALTAEIHGVKKNALYKYALEQQEA is encoded by the coding sequence ATGAAACAACTCGATCGGGCAGAGATTTCTGCCAGCACGCTCTATATCGTTCCTACCCCGATCGGTAACCTGGGTGATATCACTCAACGAGCGTTGACGGTGCTCTCAAGCGTCGATCTAGTCGCAGCGGAAGATACACGTCATACCGGGCTGTTGCTACAACATTTCGCCATCAATGCGCGACTCTTCGCACTTCACGACCACAACGAACAGCAGAAAGCCGAGGTGCTTTTAGCCAGGCTGCAAGAGGGCCAAAGCATCGCGCTGGTCTCCGATGCGGGCACGCCGTTAATCAACGATCCTGGCTATCATTTGGTGCGTCGCTGCCGTGAAGCGGGCGTGCGCGTGGTGCCGTTACCTGGCGCCTGCGCCGCGATCACAGCATTAAGCGCGGCGGGGTTACCGTCCGATCGTTTCTGTTACGAAGGATTTCTGCCGGCCAAAAGTAAAGGGCGCTGTGATGTGCTGCGTGCGCTGGGTGAGGAGCCACGAACGCTGATTTTCTACGAGTCGACACATCGGCTTATCGATAGCCTGCAGGATATGGTCAGCGTTTGGGGCGGCGAGCGCTATGTGGTGCTGGCGCGTGAGTTGACCAAAACCTGGGAGTCGCTGCATGGGGCGCCGGTGGGCGAGCTGCTGGCATGGGTGCTGGAAGATGAGAACCGCCGTAAAGGCGAGATGGTGCTGATTGTCGAAGGCCATAAAGCCGATGAAGAGGCGCTGCCCGCCGAAGCGCTGCGTACCCTGGCGCTGTTGCAAAAAGAACTGCCATTGAAGAAAGCGGCCGCGCTGACGGCGGAAATTCATGGCGTTAAGAAGAACGCACTCTATAAGTACGCGCTGGAGCAGCAAGAGGCGTGA
- a CDS encoding penicillin-binding protein activator, with the protein MLPSKVVRHKAGRLVPVLLAGLILAACSGQGPQQTSNVNIQGPATGRSDYYLQQVQQSSDDSKTDWQLLAIRALLKEGKYPQAANQLNQLPQQLSDVQQQELLLLRAQMQIGQQDYSGAQQLLGQVKSGDLSSDQQVRYYALQIAAAQNRPSLALLRAYIAQEPLLKGADHLSNIDATWQALTQMTQDQINSLVINADENTLQGWLDLLNTWRANSQDPQMLKAAIQDWQTRYPQNPGAKTLPTQLSQVQNFTKASTNTIALLLPLNGQAQVFANAIQKGFTDARNGVLNAPAPQAAPAPAAADANAQPSADSNTEANSVVSPAMAGNTPQQTEQPQPAAQPAAAQADSNAQVKVYDTSSQPIAQIMQQAQQDGATLVVGPLLKNDVEQVVNSQTALNVLALNEPEQIQNHPNICYFALSPEDEARDAAHHIYDQGKRQPLLLVPRSSYGDRISKAFAQEWQKLGGSTVLQQRFGGVAELKQGINSGAGIALSGTPLTVEPEQSQGVAIAGLTIPAPQASAPAPTADTSGGSVDAVYIVASQDELQLIKPMIAMRTSSRNNTALYASSRSAQAGAGPDFRLEMDGLQFSDIPLLSGSNPGLMQQAAKSFNNDYSLVRLYAMGIDAWTLANHFNQMRQVPGFAIDGNTGKLNADTDCVINRKLAWNQYRQGQIVPVQ; encoded by the coding sequence ATGCTTCCTTCAAAAGTCGTACGTCATAAAGCAGGACGCTTAGTACCTGTTCTTCTCGCTGGGCTGATTTTAGCCGCATGTAGTGGTCAGGGACCGCAACAAACCTCTAACGTCAATATTCAGGGTCCTGCGACAGGCCGATCTGACTATTATCTGCAGCAGGTGCAGCAAAGCAGCGATGATAGCAAGACCGACTGGCAATTACTTGCCATCCGTGCCCTGTTGAAGGAAGGAAAGTATCCGCAGGCGGCGAATCAGCTCAATCAACTGCCGCAGCAACTGAGTGATGTGCAACAGCAAGAACTGCTACTGCTGCGCGCACAGATGCAGATTGGCCAGCAGGATTACAGCGGAGCGCAGCAGCTGCTTGGCCAGGTGAAAAGCGGCGACTTATCGTCAGATCAGCAGGTGCGCTACTACGCGCTGCAAATCGCAGCCGCACAAAATCGTCCGTCGCTCGCGCTGCTGCGCGCCTATATTGCTCAGGAACCGCTGCTGAAAGGGGCCGATCACCTCAGCAATATTGATGCGACCTGGCAAGCGCTGACGCAGATGACTCAGGATCAAATCAACAGTCTGGTCATCAATGCGGATGAAAACACGCTGCAAGGCTGGCTGGATCTGCTGAACACCTGGCGCGCAAACAGCCAGGATCCACAGATGTTGAAAGCGGCGATACAGGACTGGCAAACGCGTTATCCGCAGAATCCGGGCGCGAAAACCCTGCCAACCCAGCTTAGCCAGGTACAGAATTTCACTAAAGCCTCCACCAACACCATTGCCCTGCTGCTGCCACTCAACGGCCAGGCGCAAGTGTTTGCTAACGCGATCCAGAAAGGCTTCACCGATGCCCGTAATGGCGTGCTCAATGCGCCTGCGCCACAAGCGGCCCCAGCACCTGCCGCAGCCGATGCCAATGCTCAACCTTCCGCTGACAGTAATACCGAGGCGAACAGCGTGGTGAGCCCAGCCATGGCGGGTAACACACCGCAGCAAACTGAACAGCCGCAGCCTGCCGCTCAGCCCGCAGCAGCCCAGGCCGACAGCAATGCGCAGGTGAAAGTGTATGACACCAGTAGCCAGCCGATAGCCCAAATCATGCAGCAGGCCCAGCAGGATGGCGCCACACTGGTGGTTGGCCCGCTGTTGAAAAACGACGTGGAACAGGTGGTTAATAGCCAAACGGCGCTGAACGTATTGGCGTTGAATGAGCCAGAACAGATCCAGAACCATCCGAATATTTGTTATTTTGCGCTTTCTCCTGAAGACGAAGCGCGCGATGCCGCGCACCATATCTACGATCAGGGCAAACGTCAGCCGCTGCTGCTGGTTCCACGTAGCAGTTATGGCGATCGCATCAGCAAAGCGTTTGCGCAGGAGTGGCAAAAGCTGGGTGGTTCAACCGTGCTGCAGCAGCGTTTTGGTGGCGTGGCAGAACTGAAACAAGGTATCAATAGCGGTGCAGGTATCGCGCTAAGCGGTACGCCGTTGACCGTTGAGCCAGAGCAATCACAGGGTGTAGCGATTGCCGGCCTGACGATTCCGGCCCCACAAGCTAGCGCACCGGCGCCCACCGCCGATACCAGCGGCGGCAGCGTAGATGCGGTGTACATTGTTGCCAGCCAGGATGAACTGCAGCTGATCAAGCCGATGATTGCGATGCGCACCAGCAGCCGTAACAATACCGCGCTGTATGCCAGTTCACGCAGCGCGCAGGCCGGGGCTGGACCCGATTTCCGTCTGGAGATGGATGGTTTGCAATTCAGCGATATTCCGCTGCTGTCCGGCAGTAATCCGGGTCTGATGCAGCAGGCGGCGAAGTCGTTTAACAACGATTATTCGCTGGTTCGTCTCTACGCGATGGGCATTGATGCCTGGACGCTGGCGAATCACTTTAACCAGATGCGTCAGGTGCCAGGCTTTGCCATTGATGGCAACACCGGCAAGCTGAACGCCGACACGGATTGCGTGATCAACAGGAAGTTGGCATGGAACCAATATCGTCAGGGACAGATCGTTCCGGTGCAGTAA
- a CDS encoding YraN family protein, translating into MEPISSGTDRSGAVNRQRIGAEQEQLARRYLERAGLQWFASNVHCRSGEIDLIMRDADCWVFVEVRYRRDARYGGAAASVTRQKQQKLLRAAALWLLARGGSFDTVNCRFDIIAITGRELEWLPDAFNADG; encoded by the coding sequence ATGGAACCAATATCGTCAGGGACAGATCGTTCCGGTGCAGTAAACCGCCAGCGTATTGGCGCTGAGCAGGAACAACTGGCGCGCCGCTATCTGGAGCGCGCCGGGCTGCAGTGGTTCGCCAGCAATGTGCACTGTCGCAGCGGGGAAATTGACCTGATTATGCGCGACGCCGATTGTTGGGTTTTTGTTGAAGTGCGCTATCGGCGCGATGCCCGCTACGGCGGTGCCGCCGCCAGCGTCACGCGTCAGAAACAACAAAAGCTGCTGCGTGCCGCCGCGCTCTGGTTGCTGGCGCGCGGCGGTAGTTTTGATACGGTGAATTGCCGTTTTGACATCATTGCCATTACCGGGCGTGAGCTGGAGTGGCTGCCCGATGCCTTTAATGCCGATGGATAG
- the diaA gene encoding DnaA initiator-associating protein DiaA, which translates to MQDRIKACFTESIQTQIAAAEALPDAISRAAMTLVQSLLNGNKILSCGNGASSANAQHFAASMINRFETERPSLPALALSADNVMLTAIGNDRLHDEIYAKQVRALGQAGDVLLAISTRGNTRDIVKAVEAAVTRDMTIVALTGHDGGELAGLLGPHDVEIRIPSHRSARIQEMHMLTLNCLCDLIDNTLFPHQE; encoded by the coding sequence GTGCAGGACAGAATTAAAGCGTGTTTTACCGAGAGTATTCAGACCCAAATCGCCGCAGCCGAAGCGCTGCCCGATGCGATTTCCCGCGCCGCGATGACGCTGGTGCAGTCGCTGCTGAACGGTAACAAAATCCTTAGCTGCGGTAACGGTGCGTCGTCGGCCAACGCCCAGCATTTTGCGGCCAGCATGATCAACCGTTTTGAGACGGAACGTCCCAGCCTGCCTGCGCTGGCGCTGAGCGCTGATAATGTGATGCTGACGGCGATTGGTAACGATCGTCTGCACGATGAAATTTACGCCAAGCAGGTTCGAGCGCTTGGTCAGGCTGGTGATGTACTGCTGGCCATTTCTACCCGTGGCAACACCCGCGATATCGTTAAAGCGGTTGAAGCTGCGGTTACCCGCGATATGACCATCGTTGCGTTAACCGGCCATGATGGCGGTGAGCTGGCGGGCCTGCTCGGTCCGCATGATGTGGAAATTCGCATTCCATCACATCGCAGTGCCCGCATTCAGGAGATGCATATGCTGACGCTGAACTGCCTGTGCGATTTGATTGATAACACTTTATTCCCACACCAGGAATGA
- the dolP gene encoding division/outer membrane stress-associated lipid-binding lipoprotein has product MKALNAVAILLTALLLQGCVAVVAGSAAVATKTATDPRTVGTQVDDGTLELRVTNALAKDEQIKNQARVVVTAYQGKVLLTGQSPTPDLASRAKQIAMGVDGATEVYNEIRSGQKVSFGTSSSDTWITTKIRSQLLGSDQVKSSNVKVTTENGEVFLLGLVTAQEAQAAADVASRVSGVKHVTTAFTILK; this is encoded by the coding sequence ATGAAAGCATTGAACGCTGTCGCCATTCTCTTAACCGCCCTGCTGCTGCAAGGCTGTGTCGCCGTGGTCGCAGGCAGTGCTGCCGTGGCCACGAAAACCGCCACCGACCCGCGCACCGTGGGCACGCAGGTGGATGACGGTACGCTGGAGCTGCGCGTCACCAACGCGCTGGCAAAAGATGAACAAATCAAAAATCAGGCGCGCGTGGTGGTGACGGCCTATCAGGGCAAAGTGCTGCTGACCGGTCAATCACCGACCCCAGACCTGGCGAGCCGCGCTAAGCAGATCGCCATGGGCGTAGATGGCGCCACCGAGGTGTACAACGAAATCCGTAGCGGCCAGAAAGTCAGCTTCGGCACTTCGTCGTCAGATACCTGGATCACCACCAAAATCCGCTCACAGCTGCTGGGTAGCGATCAGGTGAAATCATCCAACGTGAAAGTGACCACCGAAAACGGTGAAGTGTTCCTGCTGGGTCTGGTAACAGCACAGGAAGCGCAGGCAGCGGCGGATGTCGCCAGCCGAGTGAGCGGCGTGAAGCATGTCACCACCGCATTCACTATTCTCAAGTAA
- a CDS encoding pirin family protein, with the protein MMTTRCASACGQADFGWLQARYSFSFGHYFDPKLMGYASLRVLNQEILAPGAAFQPRSYPQVDVLNLVLQGEAEYRDSEGNHLIAREGEAMLLSARQNVNYSEINISKDRPLTRMQLWLAACPERENPLLQKLDVSQQTSVLIASPDGAHGSLQLRQQVWVHQVTLAPGEQFTVKLHGPRAYLQSIHGSLDVQASSANQQPLSCGDGAFLSDEHQISLQARTPLRALVIDLPA; encoded by the coding sequence ATGATGACAACCCGCTGCGCGTCCGCATGTGGCCAGGCCGATTTCGGTTGGTTGCAGGCGCGCTACAGCTTCTCATTTGGCCACTATTTTGATCCAAAATTAATGGGCTACGCGTCTTTGCGCGTGCTTAACCAGGAAATTCTGGCACCGGGCGCCGCGTTTCAGCCGCGCAGCTATCCGCAGGTCGATGTGCTGAATTTGGTATTGCAGGGTGAAGCCGAGTATCGCGATAGCGAAGGCAATCATCTTATCGCGCGTGAAGGCGAGGCGATGCTGCTTTCTGCCCGTCAGAACGTGAACTACAGCGAAATCAATATCAGTAAAGATCGCCCGTTAACCCGCATGCAGCTGTGGTTAGCGGCTTGCCCGGAGCGTGAAAATCCGCTGTTGCAAAAACTCGACGTGTCTCAGCAAACCAGCGTGCTGATCGCCTCACCCGATGGCGCGCATGGCAGCCTGCAACTGCGCCAGCAGGTGTGGGTGCATCAGGTGACGTTAGCGCCTGGCGAGCAGTTCACCGTGAAACTACACGGACCGCGTGCTTATCTGCAATCGATTCACGGTTCGCTGGACGTACAGGCAAGCAGCGCCAATCAGCAGCCGCTGAGCTGCGGTGACGGGGCGTTTCTCAGTGATGAGCATCAGATCAGTTTGCAGGCCAGAACGCCGCTGCGCGCGCTGGTGATTGATCTTCCGGCATAA
- a CDS encoding LysR family transcriptional regulator, with protein MAKDRALTLEALRVMDAIDRRGSFAAAADELGRVPSALSYTMQKLEEELDVVLFDRSGHRTKFTNVGRMLLERGRVLLEAADKLTTDAEALARGWETHLTIVAEALVPTDRLFPLVEKLSEKANTQISLVTEVLAGAWERLEQGRADIVIAPDMHFRASTEINTRKLYSIMSVYVASPDHPIHQEAEPLSEVTRVKYRGIAVADTARERPVLTVQLLDKQQRLTVSSMDDKRRALLAGLGVATMPYPMVEQDIAEGRLRVVSAEYTREVDIIMAWRRDSMGEAKAWCLREIPRLLAKRG; from the coding sequence ATGGCAAAAGACCGCGCGTTAACACTCGAAGCTTTACGTGTGATGGATGCGATTGACCGTCGTGGCAGTTTTGCCGCTGCGGCCGATGAACTGGGCCGCGTCCCTTCCGCTTTGAGCTACACCATGCAGAAGCTGGAGGAAGAGCTGGATGTGGTGCTGTTTGACCGCTCAGGTCACCGCACCAAGTTCACTAACGTCGGGCGCATGCTGCTGGAGCGTGGTCGCGTACTGCTGGAAGCCGCCGATAAACTCACCACCGATGCCGAAGCGTTGGCACGCGGTTGGGAGACACATCTCACCATCGTTGCCGAGGCGCTGGTTCCCACCGATCGTCTGTTTCCCTTAGTCGAGAAGCTGTCAGAAAAAGCCAACACGCAGATTTCGCTGGTCACCGAGGTGTTAGCGGGTGCCTGGGAGCGGCTGGAGCAAGGGCGCGCGGATATCGTGATTGCGCCGGATATGCATTTTCGCGCCTCGACCGAGATCAATACCCGCAAGCTCTACAGCATTATGAGCGTGTATGTTGCCAGCCCGGATCACCCGATTCATCAGGAAGCGGAACCGCTCTCCGAAGTGACGCGCGTGAAATACCGCGGCATCGCGGTGGCAGATACCGCACGTGAACGTCCGGTGCTCACGGTGCAGCTGCTGGATAAGCAGCAGCGCCTGACGGTAAGCAGCATGGACGATAAACGTCGTGCGCTGTTAGCCGGTTTGGGCGTCGCGACCATGCCGTATCCGATGGTGGAGCAGGATATTGCGGAAGGCCGTTTACGTGTGGTGAGCGCGGAGTATACGCGTGAAGTAGACATAATTATGGCGTGGCGCCGTGACAGCATGGGCGAAGCCAAAGCCTGGTGTTTGCGCGAGATCCCCCGGTTGCTGGCGAAACGCGGTTAA